The following proteins are co-located in the Myxocyprinus asiaticus isolate MX2 ecotype Aquarium Trade chromosome 18, UBuf_Myxa_2, whole genome shotgun sequence genome:
- the LOC127456052 gene encoding protein PIGBOS1, with product MFRRRIPFNQIAFATLVGVVGGVYVYRPLFEPPRKPPAAPNEELMPDPEEQRGAETTQSDHAATEDASATKH from the coding sequence ATGTTTAGGAGACGGATTCCTTTTAATCAGATCGCATTTGCGACCCTGGTTGGAGTGGTAGGAGGCGTGTACGTGTACAGACCCCTTTTTGAGCCGCCTAGAAAACCTCCAGCTGCACCAAATGAGGAACTCATGCCCGACCCAGAGGAACAGAGAGGAGCGGAAACAACCCAGTCAGATCATGCTGCAACTGAAGATGCATCAGCAACCAAACACTGA